A region of the Sphingomonas sp. S2-65 genome:
CGCGCTTGCGCGTGTCGTTGACCTGCACGGTCGCCTCGACGATGCGCTGCGGCGTATCGTTGTCGGCGGCGGTCTTGAGCAGCGCCAGCGTGTCCTTGGGGAAGCACGAGCCCCCATACCCCGGACCGGCGTGCAGGAACTTGCCGCCGATACGGTTGTCCATGCCGATGCCGCGCGACACTTCCTGCACGTCGGCGCCCACCGCCTCGCAAAGGTCGGCAATTTCGTTGATGAAGGTGATCTTGACTGCAAGGAAGGCGTTGGCGGCGTATTTGATCAACTCGGACGTACGGCGCCCGGTGAACAGCACCGGCGCGTTCTGGTTGAGCGACAGCGGGCGGTAGATCGCCCGCATCACGTCGCGGGCCGCTTCGTCGTCGGTGCCGACCACGACACGGTCGGGCCGTTTGAAGTCCTCGATCGCGGCGCCTTCGCGCAGGAACTCGGGATTCGATACCACCTTCGCGCCGCTGTCCGGTGCCACCTCGGCGATGATCCGCTCAACCTCGTCGCCCGTGCCCACCGGCACAGTGGACTTGGTGACGATGACGCTGGGCTTGGTGAGGTTCTCGGCGATCTCGCGCGCTGCGGCGAAGACGTAGGAAAGGTCGGCATGGCCATCGCCGCGCCGGCTGGGGGTGCCGACGGCGATGAAGATCGCGTCGGCATCCTTTACCCCTTCCGCCAGGTCGGTGGTGAACGACAGGCGTCCCGACCGAACGTTGGTCGCGACGAGTTCTGCCAAGCCCGGCTCGTAGATCGGCATGACGTTCTGGTGCAGCAGCTCGATCTTGCGGGCATCCTTGTCGACGCAGACCACCTCATGGCCGAAATCCGAGAAGCAGGCACCGGAAACC
Encoded here:
- a CDS encoding UDP-glucose dehydrogenase family protein, whose product is MRIAMIGTGYVGLVSGACFSDFGHEVVCVDKDARKIELLHQNVMPIYEPGLAELVATNVRSGRLSFTTDLAEGVKDADAIFIAVGTPSRRGDGHADLSYVFAAAREIAENLTKPSVIVTKSTVPVGTGDEVERIIAEVAPDSGAKVVSNPEFLREGAAIEDFKRPDRVVVGTDDEAARDVMRAIYRPLSLNQNAPVLFTGRRTSELIKYAANAFLAVKITFINEIADLCEAVGADVQEVSRGIGMDNRIGGKFLHAGPGYGGSCFPKDTLALLKTAADNDTPQRIVEATVQVNDTRKRAMGRKVIKAMGGDAHGKTVAVLGLTFKPNTDDMRDAPSLSVIAALQDAGAKVRAYDPEGVEQAKPMLTDVEFCDSPYVAAQGADALVIVTEWDEFRALDLKRIAATLKTPLLVDLRNIYPPAEAERAGLTLVGVGKPKLD